From Bacteroidota bacterium:
GGTGCCGATGCCCGAGAAGCCCCGCAGGCTGCCGGTGCCGGAGACGTTGAAGGCGGCTGCGTTCTCGAAGCGGGCGCCGTCGTAGACGTAGAGGATGCCGGAGCCCTCCCAGGTGGTGGTGCCTTGGTTGCGGAGCACGGCGGTGGCGCCGCGTGCGCCGCGGCTGGCGTTGGCGCCGGTGAAGCGGAGGAGGCCGTCGTTGACGAGCGTCCCCGCCTCCAGATAGCCGCTGATCCACTCCACCACCGCGTTAGCTCCCAGGGTGCTCGGCTCGGACAGCGTGACGGGGCCAGTGAGCACGAGCGTCTGCGTGCCAGCGTCGCCACCGAAGCGCAGCGACAGCGCGTCGATGCGGTTCGAGGTGATCGTGTAGGTCCCCGCGAGGAGGACGCATGCGCGGTCGGCGGTCGTGGGTATACCGCCGGACCAGTTCGAGGCGTCGCCCCACGCGCCGCCGCTGGCGCGGGTCCACGTGGTCGTACATCCGTCCTGCGCAGCGGAAGCGGGAGCGCATGCAAGGCACAGGATAACGAATAGAATATTGGTAGCTGTACGCATGACACTTGTGGGTAAGGAGGGGTCTGGTCACAATTACGTGCTTGCCTCGGCGATCTCCTCACGGTGGGGAATTTTCCCGAGGCGGCACCCGCCACCTTGCCTACCGAATCCAGATCTTAGGCCAAAGCGTAGAGCCCTCCCTCTGTCTTGACCCTCGCACGCATGTCTGTCCACGAGGACGCTTCGCCGACATCTTCCAGCCGCATGGTACGCGGAGGGTGGCTCGTCGTTGGCTTGTCGTGCGTCGGACTAGGAGCGCTGGGCGTGGTGGTGCCTGGGCTTCCCACGACGGTATTCTTTATCGGCGCGGCGGCGTGCTTCGCCCGGTCGAGTCCGCGCCTGGAGCGCTGGGTGCTCGGGCTGCCCACCATCGGGCCGCTGGTGCAGGGCTACCGCGACGGCTTGGGAATGCCGAGGCGCGCCAAAGGAATGGCCATCGCTGCCATCGCCGTGGCCGTCTCGCTGAGCCTCTGGTCGATCCCGTCGTGGATCGGGCGCTCAGCCGTCGCCACGCTCGGACTGGTCGGTGTGGCCTACATCGCCCTGCAGGTGCCCACGCGCGAACGGGTCCTGGCCGAGCGCGTCCGGCGCGACCGGATCCAACGCGAGCACGGCCGCCACGAGCGCGACCGCCACGAGCACGCAGAGTAAGCCCACGCAGAGTAAGCACGCCCGATGCTCGGAGGAAGCGCTCAGGTCGGGCGTATCCTCTGCCACTGTTCTACGTAGCTGCTCACGCCACCTACCTGTTTGTGCTATGCCTCGTTCAAGTCGTCTCGCTCTCCTCCTGATTGCTGCGTGCCTGAGCGGTTCGCACGGGTCTGCTCAGTCGGGCGCGGACTACACCGAGGTCGTGCAGGGCGTCCCGTTTGTGATGAAGGCGATCCCCGCCGGGACCTTTCAGCAAGGCTGCGGCGAGGCCGACGAGCCGTGCATCGAAGAGGAGTGGGTGGACTACGAGGCCGGCATCCGGCAGCAGTCGGTGTCGGTGGCGGCGTTCTACCTCGCCGAGACGGAGACCACCTGGGCGCTCTACCAGCGCTGCATCGACGCCGGGGCCTGCCCCGACAACACCGCCGACGGGGGCGACAACGGCTGGGGCAAAGGCACCCGTCCTGCAATCGAGATGAGCTGGAACGACATAACGACGGCGTTCCTCCCGTGGCTCAACCGCGAGACGGGCGGAGCCTATCGCCTGCCCACCGAAGCCGAATGGGCGTACGCCGCCCGCGCAGGCACGACCACCCCCTACCCCTGGGGCGATGAGGCTGATTGCTCGAAGGCGCGCTACGGCTTCATCACCGAGGACTGCGGCCGCCCGACGTCCACGGTGCCGGTCAAGAGCTACCCGCCCAATGCGTTCGGGCTCTACGACATGCACGGCAACGTGTGGGAGTTCGTCTCCGAATGCTGGCAGTCGGGGCACGCCGACGCGCTCGGGCTGCAGACGAACCTGTTTGGCGGCGAGGCCTGCGAGGAATTCGTCCTGCGGGGCGGCTCCTGGCTCAACGCGCCGCACGAAATCCGCACCACCATGCGCGCCCGGCACGTCCGCACCTACCGCGAGAGCGGCGACGGCTTCCGCCTCGCTCACGACCTGGGCTGACGGGGACGATGCCGTCCCCGCTGAAGAGAATGCCATGACGAGGCTGTTTCAAGAGGCAAAGGAGGCTTCGGCCGCGTGGAACCTGGCTAAAACGGCGCTCCAAACATCGGTCTTCTGGGCGGTGTTGCTGTTTCTCGTTCCCGGTCTGCTCGTGTGCATCGAGGCGATGCTCGGCGTGCCGTCGTTTGCGCCGCAGCGGGGGGGCGGCGTCGCCGTGTTCGTGGTGGCGAGTGCGCTCGGCCTCTGGAGCGGGGCCACGATGGCCGTCGTGGGGCAGGGCACGCCGCTGCCGCTCGACACGGCCCGGAAGCTGGTGATCCGCGGGCCCTATGCCTGGGTCCGCAACCCGATGGCGGTCGCTGGGCTGACGCAGGGGGCAGGCGTCGGCCTCGTCCTCGGCTCGTGGGGCGTGCTGCTCTACGTCCTCGCCGGGGGTCTTCTCTGGCACACGCTCGTCCGACCCGTGGAGGAAGCCGACCTTGCCGCGCGGTTTGGGGCCTCGTTCGAGCAGTACCGGCGCGCCGTGCGGTGCTGGTGGCCGCGATGGCGACGGTAGCGTGCGACGCGGCAACCTGTGGCGCGAGCGGGCGTCTCAACGCGCACACTTCTCCCCGCTGCCATGCTGCCCGTTTTCCTTTCGCTCCTCCTCGCCCTCACGACTAGCCCGGATCAGGGCGAGCCTGAAGCGCATCAACAGTCTGATCCCACCATGACCCTGTTCGAGTTCGACGCCCCCGACGACGCGGCCTGGCAGGTCGTCAACGACGGCGTCATGGGCGGGCGCTCGCAAGGTTACATCAACATCGAAAGCGGCGTCCTCCGCTTTCACGGTACGCTCGTCACGCAGGGCGGCGGCTTCACGTCCATCCGCATCAGCCGGGCAGCAGACCTGAGCGCCTACGACGGCGTCGAACTGCGCGTGCGCGGCGGCGGCCGGACGTTCGAGGTCGAGGTGGACGACGGGACGATGCGCGGGTGGCGGCGGGTGTCGCGGCAAGCCCCCTTCGAGACGACGCCTGAATGGACCTGGGTGCGCGTGCCCTTCAGCGCCCTCGGCACGACGGTCTGGGGCCAGCCGGTCAACGCCACGCCCATCGACGTAGCGTCCGTGGAGGCGTTCGGCTTCTACATCGTGGACGGTATCGATGGGCCCTTCGAACTGGAGGTCGAGGCCATCCGGGCCTACCGCGATACGACTGATTGAGGCGAGGAAGTGGCTCTCACGTGCCAGCTTCGGAAGGTGGCGCTTCAGGGGCCGTGGCTTCGGCGCATACCTGCCCGGCTCGGACCATGAACAGCCCCGCCGAGGTCGCCTCCTCGAACGACAGCTCCGGGCGGATGCGAGCGGTCTCAGCCTCGCTGTCCTTCAGGGTCGCGACGACGAAATCGTAGGCGGTGTCCGTCAACTCGGCGCGCGCGAGGTCGTCGGCGCACGTGCAGAGCGCCTCGTCCCAGTTGAGCGCGTCCAGGCAGGCCTCGACGAAGCGGTCCTCCATAGCCGTCGGATTCGGGGTAGCGTCGTCGTCCGAGTCGGAGCTACAGCGGGCGCCGAGCAGCGGAAAAACGACGAGCAGGGCGATCAGGAGCGGGGAGAGCCGACGCGGTTGCATAGGAGTGCGGGCAAGACGAAAGGGGGAACCGACAATAGGCGTCACGGCGTGCGGAGGGCGATGGTCTGCTCCGAGCCTGCCACGACCTCGAAGACGAGCGTGTCGTAGGTGCCCGGCCAGCCCTCGGCGCGGTAGGTGCCTGGGACGAGCGCGATGCGCTCGCCGGACTGCTTCGTGCGCGACCGCCCGCGCTCGCCCCGCCCGATGAACACGCGGCGGTCGCCCTCCCGCGTCCCGTCGGCGCTCTCGTAGACGAACGTTACGAACCCGACGGGCACGTCGAATTCGATGTGCTGCTCCTCTGGCGACGCAGGCACCACGACGCCCCGCTCGACATGGGGAATGAGGTCGTTGTCGAGGTGGATGTCGTAGGTGCCCGGTCGGATGTCGGCGCCGTTCGACGTGTGGACATCGTAGCGCTTCTCGCCGTCCTGGTAGAGGTCGTAGTTGCCGCGCAGCCGGACGTCCGACGAGCCCGCGTGCATGCTGAAGCGCGCGCGGACCGTGGCGACGGCCTCGAAGCGCAGCGTCTTGTGCTCGCCCGCTGCGAACGACGCGGTGACCTCCAGCGTGTTGTCCTGGTTGAGCGTGCTCTGGAACGTGTAGGTGCCCTCGTCCACGTAGACGGTGTCGAACGGGCGGAAGGTGAAGACCTCCGCGCCGTCCTGGTAGGCGCGGATGAGCGCGCCCCGCCGCTCCTCGCCGTTCTCGATGAACACGGCGCTGGCCGACGGCGGCACGACGACCTCGACCTCCACGACCATGTCGTCCGTCGCGCTGGTGGTGAGGGGGCGCGTCACGGGGCGGTAGAGCGTGCCGTTTTGCGTGCGCACGCCCACGACGAGGTCGTAGGGGCCTGCCTCTACGACGTTGCGCCCGTCGCTCGTGACGGCGAAGCGCTCGACGCCGTCCTGCACGAGATGGCCTTCGATGGGCATCGCGTTGCCCTGGGCATCCACGCCGCGCAGGGTGAGCGCCACGGAGCCGCCGCTGGGCGGAGGGCCCGGCTCGGCTTCGGTCGGGGATTCCTCGACGACGTCCTCGCGGATCTGCGCCAGCTCGGCCGCGAGTTCGTCGGCGGAAGATGCGTCGCGGTACGCGGTACCCGCGGCCTCGGCGATGCACTGGAGCGCCCCCCGTTCCTGTGCTTCAATGCCGAACCCGACCACGTGCACGTTGACGGCGATGTCCTGCTCGCGCCAGGCGCGGACGAGCGTGCACGGGTCCTCGTCGCACGTCTCGTTGCCGTCGGTGATGAGGATGATCTCGCCCGCGCGCCCGTCCATGTCATTGAGAGCTTCCCGGAGGCTATAGGCGATGGGCGTCATGCCGAGCGGGTTTAACTCGCGAGCGAACGCCTCGACCTGCGGCACGGCCGTCGCGGCGTCGCCGAGGGGGACGACGAGCTCGGAGTCGCGGCAGTTGCGGCGCTCGCGGTGGCCGTAGACGCGCAGTGCAAGGTCGGCGCTGCCGAAGTCCTGCGCCACGAAGTTCTGGAGCACGGCCTTGGCGACCTCGACCTTGCGCGAGGCGTCGGGCAGCGCGCCCCACATCGATCCCGAGCCGTCCATGATGACGTAGATCGCACGGCCCGGCGCGTCTTGCGCCAGAGCGCTCGGGCGTCCACTGACGAGCAGGAGGAGGACGGGCAAGAAAAACAGAGGGGCGCGAAGCATCGCACGGGAGGGCATCTGGGCCAAGGCACGGTGAGCAAGGTGGTCACAGAGAGATGGGACAAAGACGGGGACGAGGGCTCACCCCGTGTGACATCGTCGACCGGCCCGACCCAGGAGGGCGGTCAGTCCTGCTCCGAGCTGGATTGCAGGAAAGCAGGCCAAGCACTATGTTTTCAGTTCTCTGGGCTTGCCGAGGCGTCCCATGCCCCCACCGTCCTCTCCTGCGGTCACCCAACTCCTGCACGAGTGGTAGGGGGGCGACGAGGCCGCGCTCGACCGACTCATGCCGCTGGTCTACGACGAGCTTCGTCAGCGGGCGCACTACCACATGCGGCACGAGCGCGACGGGCACACGCTGAGCACGACGGCGCTCGTCCACGAGGCCTTTCTCAACCTGGCGGGCGACGGGCCCGCGGCGTGGGAGAACCGCGCGCACTTCTTCGCCATCGCCTCGCGCGTGATGCGGCGGGTGCTAATCTGGTATGCCCGACAGCGCAATGCGGCCAAGCGCGGCGGCGGCGCGGCACGGCGGTCCCTCGACGAGGCGATGCTGCTCACCGACGCCCGCCTCGACGACCTGCTCGCGCTCGACGATGCGCTGGAGCGACTCGAACGGCTGGATCCGCGCCTCTGTCGTGTCGTCGAGTGCCGCCACTTCGGGGGGCTGAGCGTGCAGGAGACGGCCACAGCCCTGTCCATCTCGCCCGCCACCGTCAAGCGCGACTGGCAGACGGCCCGGGCCTGGCTCCGCCGGGCACTGCACGATGAGCCGCGTGCCATCGATGCTGCACAGTAGAGAGGGACGGGATCTACGTTCCAGCTTGCAGTTCTCGCGATGAGCGCCGGGATGGACAACGATCCTTCGACTCGCGGCGCTCGCTCAGGATGACATCATTCCGAATCAATCCTCTGCAAGCTGTAGGGCGTGCATTGGGGCGAGGACATCCAAGCTCATGGAAACGCAACGCTGGCACCAGGTGAAAGCCCTCTTCGAGGACGCCGTCGGGCGCCCCCGGGCGACGCGGTCTGCCTTCCTAGACGAGGCGTGTGACGATCCCGCGCTACGCGCCGAGGTCGAGGCGCTGCTGGTCGCGCACGACGACGACACGCCCTTTCTCGACGAGCCTGTGCCGGCGGCTGTGTGGTCGCTGCTGGACCAGCCCGTGCGCCTGCCCGAGGGGACGCGCCTAGGGCCGTACCGGCTGCTCCAGCCCGTCGGCGAAGGGGGGATGGGCGTGGTCTACCTCGCCGAGCGCGCCGACGGGCAGTTCGAACGCCGCGTTGCGATCAAGCTCGTCCGCCGCGGTGCGCTGGACCGGCGGCTCGTGCGCCGCTTCGAGGCGGAACGGCGGCTGCTCGCCACGCTCGACCACCCGGGCATCGCGCGGCTGCTGGACGGCGGCGTGACGCCCGGACTCCCCGGCGCGCCCGACGGGCTGCCCTACCTCGTGTTGGACTACGTCGAGGGCGAGCCGCTCACGGACTACGCCGACCGGCACCGGCTCTCCGTCCGAGACCGCCTCGGGCTCTTTCGCCACGTGTGCGACGCCGTCCAGTACGCCCACCAAAACCTGATCGTCCACCGCGACCTCAAGCCGTCCAACATCCTCGTGACGCCGGAGGGGCACGTGAAGCTGCTCGACTTCGGCATCGCCAAGCTGTTGGAGGGCGAGGAGTCGGTCGAGAGCCCCAGCGAGAGCGCGGGCGTCCGCGCGCTGACGCCGTCCTACGCCGCTCCCGAGCAGGTGCGCGGCGAGGCGGTCACGACCGCGACCGACGTCTATGCGCTGGGCGTGCTGCTCTACGAACTGCTCGCGGGCCGCCGCCCCTACGACGTACCAGGCCGCGTCGTCGCCGAGGTCGAGCGCGTGATCTGCGAGGAGGTCCCGTCGCCGCCGAGTGCGACCGTGGGGTTGGAGGACGCCGATGTGGCTCGGCTGCGTGGCACGACTCTGCGCAGATTGCGCCGACAGCTCAGGGGCGACCTCGATGCCATCGTTGGGAAGGCGCTCGCGAAGGACCCGGCCGCGCGCTACGCCTCCGCCGCCCACCTCGACGACGACCTCCGGCGGCACCTCGACGGCTTCCCCATCCGCGCCCGACGGTCCGCGCCGCTCTACCGCGCCTCGGCGTTCGTGCGTCGCCACACGGTCGGTGTCGGAGCGACGGTGGTGATCGCGCTGGTGCTGCTCGGCGGCATCCTCGCCACCACGCGCCAGGCCCGCATCGCCGCGCAGCGGTTCGAGAGCGTGCGCGCCCTCTCCAACACGCTCCTCTCCGACATCCATGATGGCATCCGCGACCTGCCGGGGGCCACGCCAGCCCGCCGGACGCTCGTCGCCAGCGCGCTCGCCTACCTCAACGAGTTGTACCAGGAGGGGCGCACCGACCCTGCGCTGCAGTTCGAACTGGCCGAGGCCTACGCACAGGTCGGCGAGGTGCAGGGGCACCCGCACTACACCAACCTCGGCGACCTCGAAGGGGCGATCGAGAGCTACCGCCGGGCGTTCGAGCTGCGGGCTGCGCTGTGGCGCCGCGACTCGACCGACGCCCGCGTGCGGCTGGTGCTCGCCGACAGCTACGGCCACCTGGCCGCCGTTGTCGGCTGGCGTGGGGGCGAAGACGACGTGACCGCGATGCGCCGCCGGGCGATGGGGCTGCTCGCGCCCCTCGTCGCGCAGACGCCGCCCAGCGCTGACGCGCGCCACGTGCACGGCCGAATTCAGAGCGAGCACGGCTGGGGCCTCGTCTTCGACGGGCAGTACGACGAGGGACTGGCGGCGCTCCACGCCAGCATCGCCACACTGGAGCCGCTCGTGAACGATGCCCCCGACGACCTCGCGCTCGCGCTCCACCTCTGGCGGGCCACCTCCTACCTCGCCGACGGCCTGCGCTTCTCGGGACAGAACGCGGCGCTCCTCGACCTCATGCAGGCGGACGGGCTCCCACTCCTGCATCGCCTGGAAGAGCGCCATCCCAACCACGCGCGGGTGCAGTACGGTCTCCACATCGCCTACGGGTACCTCGGGCTGGCGCAGGGCCGCCTCGGTCTCCGCGACGGCGACCAGGCCCCGGCCTCGATCCGCCGCTCGCTCGCCTACGCCGACGCGATGGCGCAGACCGACCCGACCAACCAGAAGGGCGAGGAGGCGCAGGCCCGGGCGCTCTCGGCGCTCGCGCGGGTGTACGCCAACCGGGGCCGCACCGACGATGCCCTCGTGGCGCTTCGCCGCTCGCTCGCGCTGGCCGAGCGTCGCTACGAGGCCGACCTCGACAACGTGGAAGCGGGCAACCGCGTCGCGCTGCTCCACCGCTCCATCTGCCGCATGCTCGCGGGCGTCGACCGACCGGCGGAGGCGCTCCCCGCGTGCGAAGCGGCCGTGCGGGTGCAGGAGGCGGTCACGAGCGCCACGACCTCGGTGGTCTACCTCGGCAACCTGGGCTCCGCCTACGCGCACACGGCTCGGCTGCACCGCACCCTCGCCGAGCTGGCC
This genomic window contains:
- a CDS encoding YbaN family protein, which gives rise to MSVHEDASPTSSSRMVRGGWLVVGLSCVGLGALGVVVPGLPTTVFFIGAAACFARSSPRLERWVLGLPTIGPLVQGYRDGLGMPRRAKGMAIAAIAVAVSLSLWSIPSWIGRSAVATLGLVGVAYIALQVPTRERVLAERVRRDRIQREHGRHERDRHEHAE
- a CDS encoding SUMF1/EgtB/PvdO family nonheme iron enzyme, which encodes MPRSSRLALLLIAACLSGSHGSAQSGADYTEVVQGVPFVMKAIPAGTFQQGCGEADEPCIEEEWVDYEAGIRQQSVSVAAFYLAETETTWALYQRCIDAGACPDNTADGGDNGWGKGTRPAIEMSWNDITTAFLPWLNRETGGAYRLPTEAEWAYAARAGTTTPYPWGDEADCSKARYGFITEDCGRPTSTVPVKSYPPNAFGLYDMHGNVWEFVSECWQSGHADALGLQTNLFGGEACEEFVLRGGSWLNAPHEIRTTMRARHVRTYRESGDGFRLAHDLG
- a CDS encoding isoprenylcysteine carboxylmethyltransferase family protein, which codes for MTRLFQEAKEASAAWNLAKTALQTSVFWAVLLFLVPGLLVCIEAMLGVPSFAPQRGGGVAVFVVASALGLWSGATMAVVGQGTPLPLDTARKLVIRGPYAWVRNPMAVAGLTQGAGVGLVLGSWGVLLYVLAGGLLWHTLVRPVEEADLAARFGASFEQYRRAVRCWWPRWRR
- a CDS encoding CIA30 family protein, whose protein sequence is MLPVFLSLLLALTTSPDQGEPEAHQQSDPTMTLFEFDAPDDAAWQVVNDGVMGGRSQGYINIESGVLRFHGTLVTQGGGFTSIRISRAADLSAYDGVELRVRGGGRTFEVEVDDGTMRGWRRVSRQAPFETTPEWTWVRVPFSALGTTVWGQPVNATPIDVASVEAFGFYIVDGIDGPFELEVEAIRAYRDTTD
- a CDS encoding VWA domain-containing protein; translated protein: MLRAPLFFLPVLLLLVSGRPSALAQDAPGRAIYVIMDGSGSMWGALPDASRKVEVAKAVLQNFVAQDFGSADLALRVYGHRERRNCRDSELVVPLGDAATAVPQVEAFARELNPLGMTPIAYSLREALNDMDGRAGEIILITDGNETCDEDPCTLVRAWREQDIAVNVHVVGFGIEAQERGALQCIAEAAGTAYRDASSADELAAELAQIREDVVEESPTEAEPGPPPSGGSVALTLRGVDAQGNAMPIEGHLVQDGVERFAVTSDGRNVVEAGPYDLVVGVRTQNGTLYRPVTRPLTTSATDDMVVEVEVVVPPSASAVFIENGEERRGALIRAYQDGAEVFTFRPFDTVYVDEGTYTFQSTLNQDNTLEVTASFAAGEHKTLRFEAVATVRARFSMHAGSSDVRLRGNYDLYQDGEKRYDVHTSNGADIRPGTYDIHLDNDLIPHVERGVVVPASPEEQHIEFDVPVGFVTFVYESADGTREGDRRVFIGRGERGRSRTKQSGERIALVPGTYRAEGWPGTYDTLVFEVVAGSEQTIALRTP
- a CDS encoding serine/threonine-protein kinase, giving the protein METQRWHQVKALFEDAVGRPRATRSAFLDEACDDPALRAEVEALLVAHDDDTPFLDEPVPAAVWSLLDQPVRLPEGTRLGPYRLLQPVGEGGMGVVYLAERADGQFERRVAIKLVRRGALDRRLVRRFEAERRLLATLDHPGIARLLDGGVTPGLPGAPDGLPYLVLDYVEGEPLTDYADRHRLSVRDRLGLFRHVCDAVQYAHQNLIVHRDLKPSNILVTPEGHVKLLDFGIAKLLEGEESVESPSESAGVRALTPSYAAPEQVRGEAVTTATDVYALGVLLYELLAGRRPYDVPGRVVAEVERVICEEVPSPPSATVGLEDADVARLRGTTLRRLRRQLRGDLDAIVGKALAKDPAARYASAAHLDDDLRRHLDGFPIRARRSAPLYRASAFVRRHTVGVGATVVIALVLLGGILATTRQARIAAQRFESVRALSNTLLSDIHDGIRDLPGATPARRTLVASALAYLNELYQEGRTDPALQFELAEAYAQVGEVQGHPHYTNLGDLEGAIESYRRAFELRAALWRRDSTDARVRLVLADSYGHLAAVVGWRGGEDDVTAMRRRAMGLLAPLVAQTPPSADARHVHGRIQSEHGWGLVFDGQYDEGLAALHASIATLEPLVNDAPDDLALALHLWRATSYLADGLRFSGQNAALLDLMQADGLPLLHRLEERHPNHARVQYGLHIAYGYLGLAQGRLGLRDGDQAPASIRRSLAYADAMAQTDPTNQKGEEAQARALSALARVYANRGRTDDALVALRRSLALAERRYEADLDNVEAGNRVALLHRSICRMLAGVDRPAEALPACEAAVRVQEAVTSATTSVVYLGNLGSAYAHTARLHRTLAELALDADQRAAHRAEALRWYRLGVETLHIVKARHADADNEDHAWEVHPDSLAAEYATVRSGR